In Miscanthus floridulus cultivar M001 chromosome 19, ASM1932011v1, whole genome shotgun sequence, the DNA window tctgtcatcgtcgttgatggATTTTTTGAGCAATGATGACGAGagcgaggtggggtggggtcctctagaccatctccctgacatcagggGGACTACGCCCGGGGTGTCGGCAAGCGGCCCGGCATttttaggaggaggaggagaggatgcctcagggctggcgatcgcccgccccagggccgaggccgacacgtcCGAGGCACGGGTGTTGTGGAAGCGCGCCGTCAGCCTGATGGGCTCGATGGCGGAGGTGGAACGGGCGATGGCATGGGCGACCCCACAGCCTCcgtagagggtcgagggggcattGGAGTCCAGCGAGGGCCGGCCGACACCGGTAGACACAGGGGtcgtgccaccgccgccaccaccgccgttgcAAAGGACGAGGGATGCAGTGCGGAAGCTATTGTGTccccgttcaaggtaagtgttttgttagtggagtttgcagcatcttcCACTCGTTCTTTGGCCATATGCTAACCTTGTGAGTGTTTTGTCTTCAGCCAAAAGCATCAGGCGAAAGCACCCACCCTGGCGCCACGtaaggtgctcaaggtgagcaccagctccactgcCCGATAGGTGGTGGAGGCACAGGCCACCATACAGCGTGGCGCAGCGTCGGCCAGGGCCGACCTGAAGGAGCcagtcgcccaaggagaggctactgaGGTGGCCATGaagcaagcgggggaggaggtgCCTACACCttgcgaggccgaggccctcgAGCCAGGTGAAGTCAAGGCACCTTcaatcgctgaggccaccgagggtgaggtcgaggcccctaggacctccgaggcTGAGGTGGTGGAGGCCGGGGCTCCTAGGGCCTCCGAAGCCAAGGTGGCAGATGCTGGGGCTTCgaggaccgccgaggccgaggtggcagaggctggagctcccgagaccaccgaggccgaggcggcGGAGGTTGGCTTGGGTGCGGCGGAGCCGGCGGCCCAGGATGCGGAGATGGAGGCGGGGCAAGTTTCGGTACCGCCCCTGGTCCAAGACCCACCGCCATCCCAGGAGAGCActcgggaggtggaggtccattCAATCttctccgacgatacttcccgggggaaggaggtggcagacGCAGAGGCGGCCAACACCgcggagcagccagctctgacctctggcgaggggagctcggcccttgtccaggtacaacccgagccccatgggtgggatagcccacgtgtcttgtggcaaagccgggacgaccctgagggggagcctctgttcgcccttgaggacacgACCGAGTGGGGGCGCtggggctccttcgagcaattccgccAGCTGGCAGAGCGATTGCTGCGGACAACGCTATCCATCGTGGCTAACGATCTGCCCGGCGTTGCCTAGGTGCGTGCTTTCTTTCCTTGTGCTGTGTCGTCTTTTTCCCGAGTTTTCTTGCAGTGCTTGACGTCTGATCTGTCTATCCAGGAGCTCAaggcccggtcccttgggaagtcgatgttcctccggtgggagagggatgtctaggaccaactccggcagcagaaggacctgctcgccaatgctaatgagcttctatTGGCAcagagcgtggaggtggaggacctccgccttcgctgtgctgatatgaaggccgaggcgacCACGGCTCGGGAGTAGGCCGTccctttggcggcgcggatcaaggagctggaggaggagttgaCCTAGGTCGCCGGCGagtgggacaccttcaggtcccgggccaaACAAGTGGAGGTCCCTGCCAAGGCCATCACCGGGTAGCTGGGGGcggagcagggcgcgcacctgcAGATGAAAGGTGCCTTGGCGGAGGCCCTCAAGGTTGCCGAGGCCTCCCaggtcgaggccttagcctggaagggaaaggccgagggtgagtcctgttgagccacgccccttgttttatttgtttttcttgcgttcgacccctaactcctcgatgtgacgcagagctagagagggaggcttccagggtggccgaggcctctcgggttgaggtccaaaactagagggagaaagccgagggtgagtcccataggcttgctgtaacacctcaggtgttagccttgcataaattgacttgcataacatgagcatgagcatcacgcattcataaacaagcatttacaattgaaacattggattgaaacatctgcaacatttgcttgttatcgcatgtttccttgaacatatgcaacttttctcattatttcatgtctccatgtgtatatgcatatgatcatgagtgtatacatgtagatggttgatatgagtcacaaaaatatattggcaatacttaggttagcaaaaggaacatggttcatgaatgtcacttcccatgatcaagcccttaagtcatgtttcatgtgattacactaaatagctctatgagtgactaatgcATGAAacgattgtatgaccttgcaatttgcttaaacatgtttagagtatcattatgaacacctttgatattcatgcttaggggtaattaggtcattaagccatagttgaAGCATACCATTCTTTAAATGTGacacgtttgaccaagtttgaactaggtgttagagaccttgcatggaggtggtcactaaagcaaagttgtagtatttggtataaggaacaacttttatttttgggtcattgaatgattcagctcctaacatgtttgaaattggatcacaagagtcAGCAAAaaaaacatttcaacacttataaaaatttttctaagtcatgttCACTGACCGACTGGCAGGCTGACATTGGGGGTGATATTACTCAGTTTTGGTtgtgaattagagcatgatcccttgacaagagttgtagctggtacattaggCTTCAACTTTGATGTACGAAATTTTCACTGAAAGTCCACGGTCATGGAGTTTTCATCACGGCAAAatgcgtcgtcaggctcggctttGATTCACTGAATCGACTGAATCACAGCTCAATGGCCGACTGGCGTCAGGGTCCGCGCGCCGCGTGGATGCGAAGAACGGCCGCGCGTCACCGTTGCTCTGAATAGCCAGGCCGCGCCGAGCCAGAGTAGGCCATTATCACCCCCAACACCGCTCGCTCCCGCCCAGCGCACCATTTCACATTTCCTGGCTCCTCCTTCACCATTCACAgcgcccgcagcagcagccaTCCTCGCACCGAGAGTCCGCCATCACCGTTGAAGGCACCAGCTCGCGCCTAGctactccatcaccaccgcagcactccaccgccaccccagcaACCCGCTGCGTCCACCCATGTTCGCTGACggtgcttggtaagccacagcgCCGCGTGCAAGCTCGCTGGAGCCCCGCCACCAACCCCgttgtcgtggccacgccgccacagtccacctcttGCTACGCTAGTTGATGCGCTAAGTTTCTCATAGTTCATAGATGCTTGTACGCGCGTTTGATTGAGccgccgaggtcgtcaccggcgtaccgccgtcgTCCCACCTCGCCGTGCTGCCATGGCTGCCGCTGTCGGCACTAGCGCTGATAATAGGGCTGACCAAGTAGTGCAATaggtgcgctaggtcgagtaggtcccACCGTGATGAAGTCACCGCCgacgagttcgccgtcggcgagctctggccacgccagtagcgtagcgccgcctgctctgttctcgtctcactgacgcgtgggtcctctGTCCagcaggtcccaccggtcagcggcagtgagagtataggata includes these proteins:
- the LOC136525993 gene encoding uncharacterized protein — encoded protein: MKQAGEEVPTPCEAEALEPGEVKAPSIAEATEGEVEAPRTSEAEVVEAGAPRASEAKVADAGASRTAEAEVAEAGAPETTEAEAAEVGLGAAEPAAQDAEMEAGQVSVPPLVQDPPPSQESTREVEVHSIFSDDTSRGKEVADAEAANTAEQPALTSGEGSSALVQELKARSLGKSMFLRWERDV